In Paenibacillus larvae subsp. larvae, the following proteins share a genomic window:
- a CDS encoding LacI family DNA-binding transcriptional regulator, with translation MKINILDVAKKAGVSVVTVSRVLNNTPSVREKNRQKVLRAIKELDYCPNSAARSLARGKTGVIGLTLTTLQDSVFDGIVKSVNEELEGHGYFLALSIHSDLNNDPPKENNFLFQEDRVDGIIALSPWMRNTMCWN, from the coding sequence ATGAAAATTAATATTTTGGATGTGGCAAAAAAAGCCGGCGTTTCCGTAGTCACGGTTTCACGTGTATTGAATAACACCCCATCGGTGCGTGAGAAAAACAGGCAGAAGGTACTTCGGGCCATTAAAGAGCTGGACTATTGTCCAAACTCGGCGGCCCGCAGCCTGGCCAGGGGAAAAACTGGCGTCATCGGGTTAACACTGACTACGCTTCAGGATTCGGTTTTTGACGGCATTGTCAAAAGCGTGAACGAGGAACTGGAAGGGCATGGCTATTTCTTGGCGCTGTCCATTCATTCCGATTTGAATAACGACCCGCCGAAAGAAAACAACTTTTTATTCCAGGAAGACAGGGTGGACGGGATTATCGCCCTATCCCCATGGATGAGGAACACGATGTGCTGGAATTAA
- a CDS encoding superoxide dismutase has protein sequence MAYQLPALPYANNALEPHIDETTMMIHHDRHHNTYVTNLNAALEGHDNLSSKSVEDLISDLNSVPENIRTAVRNNGGGHANHSLFWKLLSPNGGGKPAGALAQAIDQELGGFEKFKEDFAKAATTRFGSGWAWLSVDKAGKLVVHSTGNQDNPLMEGLTPVLGIDVWEHAYYLKYQNKRPDYIAAFWNVINWDEANKQYEAAKK, from the coding sequence ATGGCTTACCAATTACCAGCACTACCTTATGCTAACAATGCTTTGGAACCCCACATTGATGAAACTACCATGATGATCCATCACGATCGTCATCATAACACTTATGTCACTAATCTGAATGCGGCTTTGGAAGGTCACGATAACCTTTCCTCCAAATCTGTGGAAGATCTGATCAGTGATTTGAACAGCGTTCCAGAAAATATCCGTACAGCTGTCCGTAATAACGGCGGTGGGCACGCTAACCACTCCCTCTTCTGGAAATTGCTAAGCCCTAATGGCGGCGGAAAGCCTGCAGGCGCTCTGGCTCAGGCTATTGATCAGGAACTGGGCGGATTTGAGAAATTCAAAGAAGATTTTGCTAAAGCAGCAACAACCCGCTTTGGAAGCGGCTGGGCATGGCTGAGCGTAGACAAAGCAGGCAAACTGGTTGTCCACAGCACGGGTAACCAGGACAACCCGCTGATGGAAGGCTTGACTCCTGTTTTGGGTATCGACGTATGGGAACATGCTTACTACCTGAAATATCAAAACAAACGCCCTGATTACATCGCCGCATTCTGGAATGTAATTAACTGGGACGAAGCCAACAAACAATACGAAGCTGCCAAGAAATAG
- a CDS encoding LuxR C-terminal-related transcriptional regulator translates to MGGFQLLSAKLKAPVLRKQFVPRTELYRKLDMLSDRKVTVVQGLAGSGKTTLMTSYMRERPDLGWRWLTLDETNNDVRSFWYYTIEVLKELLDQEPDHLLTMFEAISQKPNLDHLLVLLVNKLEECGAAGTLVLDNFHVLNDTALLQSLSFFLNFSPESIRLVLLTRETPKLYLGDFAMSGLYLEISERELAFTQEEADLFLTQTLGLKLEPSAADKLYHWTEGWVGGLQLSALALGHRTHTLTEPVGKLNKYMINYLSNEILLSVSETEQQFMLQTSVLTYFNETICNRMLGINNAATVIAKLLEKHLFVFTVDEEKGLYRYHQVFGEFLRGKLRERGTDVIRLLHYKAAEAYEEMDSWEESLQHYLQAENYQEAVRLLSASGHRFQNWTYLLQIPLDVLSCSRPLMFQRLFYHFCNLEIDDMRQIVSLIPNQEEDGLWSLFQFCCFLLGDKTFDLPAGMEWLNDWETIEIDDVTRAIILVTGGTMLALKDEFGMAMNWFDQAMLLEELSPNPYLRFSVLSSRVQVLETLGELTTCLSLYEEMFCLCDNYPMLDPMRAVTWIGLTGIRLKMMQLELAEETMAATRRLLPDEENHLGSGYLYNQMELRVLRRDKAGAIELLEQLQTYPLYQSPTYFTSILKYMLRCGLRNIEMENAVLERVEEQHDTAAIRLDDRLVCARIRAARGESELALQHLDVLLSYARKHGIRTVLVEGLLFKMSLITSGSTSSNKEILHVLREAVHYGYEHEHLAPFYLEIETIRPYLSLFLVDPNQELNSREKRFAQRIQSFVVEVKKGRSLPLASAEQETAILSKRELEVLQVLAAGRRNKEIGKELCISLATVKSHVINIYSKLQVSNRVEAVERGRELRLLR, encoded by the coding sequence ATGGGCGGTTTCCAACTACTTTCCGCCAAATTGAAAGCACCCGTATTGCGTAAGCAATTCGTTCCGCGTACCGAATTATACCGGAAACTTGACATGCTCTCCGACCGTAAGGTTACGGTCGTACAAGGCTTGGCAGGGAGCGGAAAAACCACGCTGATGACTTCATACATGAGGGAGCGTCCAGATCTGGGGTGGCGCTGGCTTACGCTTGACGAAACGAATAACGACGTGCGTTCTTTTTGGTATTACACCATAGAAGTTTTAAAAGAGCTGCTTGATCAAGAACCAGATCACTTGCTTACGATGTTCGAAGCGATATCCCAAAAGCCGAATTTGGATCATCTGCTCGTACTATTGGTCAATAAGCTGGAAGAGTGCGGGGCGGCGGGAACGCTGGTATTAGATAACTTTCACGTTCTCAATGATACTGCCTTGCTTCAAAGTCTGTCATTTTTCCTTAATTTTAGTCCCGAATCAATCCGACTCGTTCTTCTGACCAGAGAAACCCCAAAGTTATACTTAGGTGATTTCGCCATGTCAGGTCTATATTTGGAGATTAGCGAACGCGAACTTGCGTTTACTCAAGAAGAAGCGGATTTATTTTTGACCCAAACGCTCGGATTGAAGCTCGAACCTTCTGCTGCTGACAAGTTGTATCATTGGACTGAAGGATGGGTGGGAGGTTTGCAGCTCTCTGCTCTTGCGTTAGGTCATCGTACTCATACCTTGACGGAGCCGGTCGGAAAATTGAACAAATACATGATTAACTATTTGTCGAATGAGATCTTGCTGTCAGTATCGGAAACGGAGCAGCAGTTCATGTTGCAGACGTCCGTGCTGACGTATTTCAACGAAACAATCTGTAATCGGATGCTTGGCATTAATAATGCGGCAACAGTGATTGCGAAATTGTTAGAAAAGCATTTATTCGTGTTTACCGTGGATGAAGAAAAAGGGTTGTATCGCTATCACCAGGTATTTGGGGAATTTTTGCGGGGAAAGCTGCGGGAACGGGGCACGGATGTTATACGGTTGCTCCATTATAAAGCGGCAGAAGCTTACGAAGAAATGGACAGTTGGGAGGAGAGCCTGCAGCATTATTTGCAGGCCGAGAATTATCAAGAAGCTGTGCGTTTATTGTCGGCAAGCGGACATCGGTTTCAAAACTGGACGTACCTGCTTCAGATTCCTTTGGACGTTTTATCATGCAGCCGACCACTAATGTTCCAGCGGTTGTTTTATCATTTTTGTAATTTGGAAATTGATGACATGAGGCAAATTGTAAGTCTGATTCCAAACCAAGAGGAAGACGGTTTGTGGAGCTTATTTCAGTTTTGCTGTTTTCTGCTGGGGGATAAGACTTTTGATCTACCTGCCGGTATGGAATGGCTTAATGATTGGGAGACGATAGAGATCGATGATGTCACACGGGCCATCATTCTGGTGACGGGAGGAACCATGCTGGCACTCAAGGATGAATTCGGGATGGCCATGAATTGGTTTGATCAGGCCATGCTGCTGGAAGAATTATCGCCGAATCCCTATTTGCGTTTTTCCGTTTTGAGTAGCCGGGTTCAAGTACTGGAAACGTTGGGCGAATTAACGACCTGTTTGTCACTGTATGAAGAAATGTTTTGTCTGTGTGACAATTATCCCATGCTCGATCCGATGCGGGCTGTCACATGGATCGGACTTACCGGTATCCGGTTAAAGATGATGCAACTTGAACTGGCCGAAGAGACGATGGCTGCAACCAGACGGTTACTACCGGATGAAGAAAATCATCTGGGAAGCGGGTATTTATATAACCAAATGGAGCTTCGTGTACTTCGCCGCGATAAGGCAGGTGCGATAGAATTACTGGAACAACTGCAGACCTATCCGCTTTATCAAAGCCCGACCTATTTTACCTCCATCTTAAAATATATGCTGAGGTGCGGTTTAAGAAACATTGAGATGGAAAACGCAGTTTTAGAAAGGGTTGAAGAGCAACACGATACGGCCGCCATACGCTTAGATGATCGTTTGGTATGTGCCCGAATCAGGGCGGCAAGAGGAGAGTCGGAGCTGGCGCTGCAACATCTTGACGTTCTGCTGTCATATGCCAGAAAGCACGGAATCCGTACTGTTTTGGTTGAAGGACTGCTGTTTAAGATGTCGCTTATAACCTCCGGTTCCACCTCGTCTAATAAAGAAATACTTCACGTTCTTCGGGAAGCGGTGCATTACGGATATGAGCACGAACATCTAGCTCCTTTTTATTTAGAGATAGAGACGATTCGGCCTTATCTCAGCCTATTTCTGGTTGATCCGAATCAGGAATTAAATTCCAGAGAAAAACGGTTCGCGCAGCGAATTCAATCATTCGTGGTTGAAGTGAAGAAGGGAAGATCTTTACCACTAGCGAGTGCGGAGCAAGAAACGGCGATTCTCAGCAAGCGCGAGCTAGAGGTACTTCAGGTGTTGGCTGCTGGCCGCAGAAACAAAGAAATCGGAAAGGAGCTGTGCATTTCGTTAGCTACAGTCAAATCACATGTCATCAACATTTATTCGAAGCTTCAAGTATCGAACCGGGTCGAGGCCGTGGAGCGGGGAAGAGAGCTCCGATTGCTCCGCTAA
- a CDS encoding ABC transporter permease → MGYLTMFLLIQALFYLQLFSDDKKTGTFRRTAVSPAGIVPYMTAQCLFGFIAVYVPTWSVLFLAKAVGIDIGFGLGTYSLLLVFPALLAVSFALFMAAWIENADTGLSLSSGIILLSSLLSGSFYTIANENGIMKVFVRIFPQQHFISLVQDMELKGSIGSYGGYALYVLAASVALAAAGWFICRNRFLKGWYG, encoded by the coding sequence TTGGGCTACCTCACGATGTTTTTACTAATTCAAGCTTTGTTTTATTTACAGCTATTTTCGGATGATAAGAAAACCGGCACGTTCCGCCGGACTGCCGTGTCCCCTGCGGGGATCGTTCCCTATATGACAGCACAGTGTCTGTTTGGATTTATAGCTGTTTATGTGCCAACGTGGTCAGTATTATTTCTTGCGAAGGCTGTAGGAATAGATATCGGCTTTGGCCTTGGGACTTACTCGCTGCTTCTTGTCTTTCCTGCACTATTAGCGGTTTCCTTTGCCTTGTTTATGGCGGCTTGGATTGAGAACGCCGATACCGGGCTATCATTATCGTCAGGCATCATCCTTCTTAGTTCGCTACTTTCGGGCAGTTTTTACACTATTGCCAATGAGAACGGCATTATGAAGGTCTTTGTCCGTATTTTCCCGCAACAGCATTTTATATCGCTGGTCCAAGACATGGAACTAAAAGGAAGTATCGGATCATACGGGGGGTACGCACTTTATGTGCTTGCCGCATCAGTGGCCTTGGCGGCGGCAGGTTGGTTCATTTGCAGGAATCGTTTTCTCAAAGGATGGTACGGGTAA
- a CDS encoding ABC transporter permease — translation MIDSEKKTGQLYPFFIILKRDFINLITNIGLIVTNTLFPLLLILTLGYLGGGLYGGKDVTAYDYYGITILIYNALNVSMTASNSFMEHSVKRSNLRILYAPIPKSFVYLSKTAASFLFTSLFSVALVMLLQMVFGIHLGGYNAVYTTIVLLFFNLFSSALGILFCCLFKGEELTNKFLSTINSVLAVLGGIFFQLDGFGETVKNISYLSPVKWVTETLLRIVYDGNFNLFLPTLLSFALVTFLLLWGCKRMFKTEDYT, via the coding sequence ATGATTGATTCAGAGAAAAAAACAGGGCAGCTGTACCCATTTTTCATTATTTTGAAGCGTGATTTTATCAACCTTATCACCAATATCGGACTTATCGTGACCAATACTTTATTTCCGTTGCTTTTAATTTTAACGCTCGGTTATTTGGGAGGGGGTCTTTATGGTGGAAAGGACGTTACCGCTTACGATTATTACGGCATAACGATTCTAATTTACAATGCTTTGAACGTATCAATGACAGCTTCAAACAGTTTTATGGAGCATAGTGTGAAGCGCAGCAATCTTCGCATATTGTACGCTCCGATTCCAAAGTCATTCGTATACTTGTCCAAAACAGCAGCCTCGTTTCTTTTCACAAGCCTGTTTTCCGTTGCACTTGTGATGCTGCTGCAAATGGTATTTGGCATTCATCTTGGTGGATATAATGCGGTTTATACGACAATTGTGCTTCTGTTTTTTAATTTGTTTTCATCAGCATTAGGTATCTTATTCTGTTGCCTCTTTAAAGGTGAGGAATTGACAAACAAATTTCTTTCGACGATAAATAGCGTGTTGGCGGTACTGGGCGGTATATTTTTTCAATTAGACGGCTTTGGCGAGACAGTGAAAAACATATCATATTTATCCCCGGTCAAATGGGTGACGGAAACGCTATTACGTATCGTTTACGATGGAAATTTCAATCTGTTTCTGCCGACATTGTTGAGCTTTGCTTTAGTAACATTTCTGCTTTTATGGGGCTGTAAACGAATGTTTAAAACGGAGGACTACACATGA
- a CDS encoding ABC transporter ATP-binding protein: protein MPIIEVSGLSKSFGSRMALNNVTFDVYQGEILCFLGPNGAGKTTTINILSTTLHGDQGKIHYCGEPVNRHTSRYKRELGIIPQDLAVYEDISAEANVRFFASLYGLKGKELEQGTNDALEFVGLADRRKDKPKTFSGGMKRRLNMACAIAHRPKLIIMDEPTVGIDPQSRNHILGSIRRLRDEGATIIYTTHYMEEVEEISTRILIIDHGEVIASGTKEELKERLADEKRYEVEVEETSGLNEIDLFQIDGIKGVNIIGNRIHISTLKGIDNLDQIIAKLTSSGLKILNLTGFSPSLEMVFLNLTGRTLRD, encoded by the coding sequence TTGCCAATCATCGAAGTGAGCGGGCTAAGCAAAAGCTTTGGCAGCCGCATGGCTTTGAACAATGTAACGTTTGATGTATATCAGGGTGAAATTCTATGCTTTCTTGGCCCGAATGGGGCAGGGAAGACGACGACAATCAATATTTTGTCGACCACATTACACGGTGACCAAGGCAAAATCCATTACTGTGGTGAGCCGGTGAATCGACATACAAGCCGATATAAACGCGAGCTTGGAATCATTCCGCAAGATTTGGCGGTATATGAGGACATTTCGGCCGAGGCGAACGTTCGTTTTTTCGCTTCACTATACGGTTTGAAGGGAAAGGAGTTGGAACAAGGGACGAATGATGCACTTGAATTCGTAGGCCTAGCAGACCGTAGAAAAGATAAGCCTAAGACATTCTCCGGGGGGATGAAACGGAGGCTGAATATGGCCTGCGCCATCGCTCACCGGCCCAAACTAATTATTATGGATGAGCCCACGGTAGGAATTGACCCGCAGTCCCGCAACCATATTCTCGGGTCGATACGCAGGCTAAGGGACGAAGGGGCAACTATCATTTACACAACGCACTATATGGAAGAAGTAGAGGAAATATCTACCCGAATTTTAATTATTGATCACGGTGAGGTTATTGCATCCGGCACCAAAGAAGAATTGAAGGAACGGCTCGCTGACGAGAAGCGCTACGAAGTGGAGGTTGAAGAAACAAGCGGGCTGAATGAAATTGATCTGTTTCAGATTGACGGCATCAAGGGGGTTAACATTATTGGCAACCGGATTCATATCTCAACATTGAAAGGGATTGATAATCTGGACCAAATTATTGCAAAATTAACGTCCTCTGGACTGAAAATTTTAAATCTGACTGGTTTTTCTCCTAGTTTAGAGATGGTTTTTCTCAATCTGACCGGCCGTACACTTCGGGATTAA
- a CDS encoding IS3 family transposase — MKRELIQGITFQTPEQARKEIFKYIELYYNTKRMHSSLDYLAPIEFEKAHS, encoded by the coding sequence ATAAAAAGAGAGCTGATTCAAGGTATTACATTTCAAACACCTGAACAAGCTCGAAAAGAAATATTTAAATATATAGAATTGTACTATAATACCAAAAGAATGCATTCTTCTTTGGATTATCTTGCTCCTATTGAATTTGAGAAGGCTCATTCATAA
- the mutY gene encoding A/G-specific adenine glycosylase codes for MFSEERKEYFSEHLLSWYEVHKRDLPWRRSKNPYYVWVSEVMLQQTRVDTVIPYFHRFIEKFPTIQDLALAPEEEVLKMWEGLGYYSRARNLQGAVREVHERYGGIVPDEKEEISSLKGVGPYTSGAVLSIAYNKPEPAVDGNVMRVLSRFFLIGDDITRPATRVKMEYLAKALIPEGRAGDFNQALMELGALVCTPRSPQCLTCPVMEHCEARLTGSEESLPVKKKAKPPRPERRLVGLIVGEGEHAGKILIRQRPPEGLLARMWELPHVALPLPAAEANTPPAVAEWGTEAQQKEMLHRELADGEKISVRPIEWFADTNHTFSHIFWDMKVYRCLLGSGQEGPGSEWIPFHYKWMDLTEMGQYAFPKVFLGVLRQYAKEQGTKI; via the coding sequence ATCTTTTCAGAAGAAAGGAAGGAGTATTTCTCGGAGCATTTGCTCAGCTGGTATGAGGTGCATAAACGGGACTTGCCGTGGAGACGGAGCAAGAACCCTTATTATGTATGGGTGTCCGAGGTTATGCTGCAGCAGACACGGGTAGATACGGTAATTCCATATTTTCATAGATTCATAGAGAAATTCCCTACCATTCAGGATCTGGCTTTGGCTCCTGAAGAAGAAGTGTTGAAGATGTGGGAGGGGCTTGGCTATTACTCCCGGGCGCGCAACCTGCAGGGGGCTGTCCGTGAAGTCCATGAACGGTATGGGGGCATTGTACCTGATGAGAAGGAGGAAATCTCCTCTCTTAAAGGAGTCGGCCCGTATACATCGGGAGCGGTGCTCAGCATCGCTTACAATAAGCCTGAACCGGCGGTGGACGGTAACGTAATGCGCGTATTGTCGCGCTTTTTTCTTATCGGTGACGACATCACAAGGCCCGCCACGCGCGTGAAGATGGAGTACCTCGCCAAAGCCCTGATCCCCGAAGGCCGTGCCGGGGATTTCAACCAGGCGCTCATGGAGCTTGGCGCACTTGTATGCACGCCGCGCTCCCCGCAATGTCTCACCTGTCCGGTGATGGAACATTGCGAGGCGCGCTTGACCGGCAGCGAAGAATCACTGCCGGTCAAGAAGAAGGCCAAGCCGCCCCGCCCGGAACGGCGGCTTGTGGGCCTTATCGTGGGGGAGGGGGAACATGCGGGCAAAATCCTTATCCGGCAGCGGCCGCCGGAAGGACTGCTTGCCCGCATGTGGGAGCTCCCCCACGTTGCGCTTCCGCTGCCTGCAGCGGAAGCAAACACTCCGCCGGCAGTGGCGGAGTGGGGGACGGAGGCGCAGCAGAAGGAGATGCTGCACCGGGAACTCGCGGACGGGGAGAAGATCTCCGTCCGCCCGATTGAGTGGTTCGCGGATACGAACCATACATTCAGCCACATCTTCTGGGACATGAAGGTGTACCGCTGTCTGCTGGGGAGCGGCCAGGAAGGTCCTGGTTCGGAATGGATTCCGTTTCATTACAAATGGATGGATTTAACCGAAATGGGGCAGTATGCGTTCCCTAAGGTATTTCTTGGGGTGTTGCGCCAATATGCCAAAGAACAGGGGACCAAGATCTGA
- the acpS gene encoding holo-ACP synthase, whose amino-acid sequence MIIGIGTDLVDIQRIRTILKKESGRKLMERILTPKEIELAEEGKGQTAQFTAGRFAAKEAIVKALGCGIGELAGFMDIEILPDEKGKPVCTLSDKAKKRLGLGSDVRIHISITHTDELAAAYAVVEKRSA is encoded by the coding sequence ATGATTATCGGAATAGGGACGGATTTAGTGGATATTCAGCGCATCCGGACAATCTTGAAGAAAGAGTCGGGACGCAAACTGATGGAACGGATTCTTACACCGAAAGAGATAGAACTCGCCGAAGAGGGAAAAGGACAGACTGCCCAATTTACAGCGGGCCGGTTTGCTGCCAAAGAAGCCATCGTCAAAGCACTCGGCTGCGGAATTGGCGAATTGGCCGGGTTTATGGATATCGAAATTTTACCGGATGAGAAGGGAAAGCCGGTGTGTACCCTATCGGACAAGGCTAAGAAAAGACTTGGATTGGGCAGCGATGTTCGGATTCACATCAGTATTACTCATACGGATGAATTGGCAGCAGCCTATGCTGTGGTGGAAAAGCGGTCCGCTTAG
- a CDS encoding ABC transporter permease — protein MLNLICNEQMKTYRRAQTWVMAILLIGLVVMMSLMMNDKAQKDWKTHTQETLQFYKQDDTANRPGAKEQVALLEARLDRNMPTSPLWQDVRQMSVLVSLITVFTVVVAADSVAGEFGGGTIKMLLIRPIRRWKILLSKYISSFLFTLAMLVLLFGTSILVSMFAHGFDFGHLAYLDLNSQGEVVERNILITIFSSYGLELISLIMIVTMAFMVSTLFRGSSMAIGISLFALFAGNSVTMMLKKFEWSKYLLFPNMNLSQYISGPLLYEGTTVLFSLLVLATYFIVFNVVSWTVFCKRDVAN, from the coding sequence TTGCTTAATCTTATATGCAATGAGCAGATGAAAACCTATCGGAGAGCGCAGACGTGGGTTATGGCGATTTTGCTGATAGGTTTGGTCGTCATGATGTCTTTAATGATGAACGATAAGGCCCAAAAGGACTGGAAGACCCATACACAGGAAACCTTGCAGTTCTACAAGCAGGATGATACAGCGAATAGGCCGGGAGCCAAAGAACAAGTTGCCCTGCTTGAAGCACGTCTGGACCGCAATATGCCTACATCTCCGCTATGGCAAGATGTAAGACAAATGTCGGTTCTGGTATCTTTGATCACTGTATTTACTGTAGTCGTTGCAGCTGACAGCGTTGCGGGCGAATTCGGAGGCGGAACGATCAAGATGCTGCTGATCCGGCCGATCCGCAGGTGGAAAATCCTGCTTTCCAAGTATATATCCAGTTTTTTGTTTACTCTCGCTATGCTTGTTCTTTTGTTTGGCACTTCCATTTTGGTCAGCATGTTTGCTCATGGCTTTGATTTTGGCCATTTGGCATACCTGGATTTAAACAGTCAAGGGGAGGTTGTGGAAAGGAATATCCTTATCACCATTTTCAGTTCATACGGTTTGGAGCTCATTTCTCTGATTATGATCGTGACAATGGCTTTCATGGTATCTACCTTGTTCCGGGGCAGTTCTATGGCGATCGGAATCTCCTTGTTTGCCTTGTTTGCCGGTAATTCGGTAACAATGATGCTAAAAAAGTTTGAATGGTCCAAGTATTTATTGTTCCCTAACATGAATTTAAGCCAGTATATATCCGGCCCCCTTCTGTATGAGGGAACCACCGTGCTCTTTTCCTTGCTTGTTCTGGCCACTTACTTTATTGTGTTTAATGTAGTATCCTGGACTGTTTTTTGTAAACGGGATGTAGCCAACTAA
- a CDS encoding ABC transporter ATP-binding protein, which translates to MEQIPILQIENVTKQIRRKTIIDNLSFEVNRGEVFGFLGPNGAGKTTLIRMVVGLMSITKGDIYVGGQSVKKDFEKALLQVGAIVENPEMYKYLSGYRNLIHYARMIPGITPERIEEVVELVGLKNRIHEKVKRYSLGMRQRLGVAQALLHKPSLLILDEPTNGLDPAGIRELRDYLRRLAQKENVAVVVSSHLLSEMELMCDRVAVIQQGRLINIQDIRSGNEEQTECLITFEVDRKESAVRVLEKWKNQTGISLGEHSVTLELSREEVAEANTILVEAGIKVYGIRQINKTLEDKFLEMTGSDQIA; encoded by the coding sequence TTGGAACAGATTCCGATACTTCAAATTGAGAATGTAACCAAACAGATCAGGAGAAAAACGATTATCGACAATTTGTCTTTTGAGGTAAATAGAGGGGAGGTCTTTGGCTTTCTGGGGCCGAATGGAGCCGGGAAAACTACACTGATTCGAATGGTAGTTGGATTGATGTCCATCACTAAGGGAGATATCTATGTGGGAGGACAAAGCGTCAAAAAAGATTTTGAGAAGGCTCTCCTTCAAGTAGGAGCAATCGTGGAGAATCCGGAAATGTACAAATATTTGTCCGGTTACCGGAATCTGATTCATTATGCCCGAATGATTCCGGGAATAACACCTGAACGGATAGAAGAGGTAGTGGAGCTTGTCGGACTGAAGAACCGGATTCATGAGAAAGTGAAACGGTATTCTCTCGGTATGCGGCAGCGACTGGGAGTCGCTCAAGCCCTTCTGCACAAGCCTTCCCTGCTTATCCTGGATGAACCGACCAATGGGCTGGACCCTGCGGGAATCCGGGAGCTTCGGGATTACTTGCGAAGGTTAGCCCAGAAAGAAAATGTGGCTGTAGTAGTATCCAGTCACCTTCTTTCCGAAATGGAGCTTATGTGTGACCGTGTCGCTGTTATACAGCAAGGGAGGTTAATTAATATTCAGGATATTAGAAGTGGAAATGAGGAGCAAACCGAATGTCTGATTACGTTTGAAGTTGACCGGAAGGAATCAGCTGTACGGGTACTGGAGAAGTGGAAAAACCAGACGGGAATCAGTTTGGGTGAGCATTCGGTAACACTGGAGCTGAGCCGTGAAGAAGTTGCTGAAGCCAACACGATCCTAGTAGAGGCGGGGATCAAAGTGTATGGGATCAGACAGATAAACAAAACCTTGGAAGATAAATTTTTGGAAATGACGGGAAGTGATCAAATTGCTTAA
- the nadE gene encoding ammonia-dependent NAD(+) synthetase: MGIQQDIIRELGVKPTINVDEEIRKRVDFLKEYVLKSGANGLLIAISGGVDSAVATGLCKRATDELSKEKGKEYKTVGVFQPYGVQEDIEDSYATAKAFGLSHTIETNIEEAVNEIALEVEHGLKPYVNRHMSKEGKGNIKARTRMVVQYAIAFELNLLVVGTDHASEAVTGFYTKWGDGAVDITPLSSLNKRQVRMLARELGVPSSVLDKAPTAGLWEGQTDEKELGISYEDNSDYLEGKQVSPEVQEKLERQYVKTAHKRNAIPGI, encoded by the coding sequence ATGGGCATTCAGCAGGATATTATTCGTGAATTAGGGGTTAAACCCACCATTAATGTGGATGAGGAGATCAGAAAAAGAGTCGATTTTCTGAAGGAATATGTATTGAAATCCGGAGCGAACGGTTTGTTGATCGCCATTAGTGGAGGGGTTGACAGTGCGGTAGCAACTGGTCTCTGTAAGCGTGCTACAGATGAACTGAGCAAAGAAAAGGGGAAGGAGTATAAAACGGTTGGTGTTTTCCAGCCTTACGGGGTCCAGGAAGATATTGAGGATAGTTATGCAACGGCCAAAGCGTTTGGTCTGTCTCATACGATAGAGACCAATATTGAAGAAGCAGTTAATGAAATTGCCCTTGAGGTCGAACATGGTCTGAAGCCTTATGTGAACCGTCATATGAGCAAGGAAGGAAAAGGAAACATAAAAGCGCGTACCCGGATGGTCGTGCAGTATGCCATTGCCTTTGAGCTTAATCTGCTGGTAGTAGGAACGGACCATGCCTCCGAAGCTGTTACAGGCTTTTATACAAAATGGGGTGATGGCGCTGTTGATATTACTCCGCTAAGTTCACTCAACAAACGTCAGGTCCGCATGCTGGCCAGGGAGCTGGGCGTGCCGTCCAGTGTACTCGATAAAGCTCCGACCGCAGGCCTTTGGGAAGGACAAACCGATGAGAAAGAGCTTGGAATCAGTTATGAAGATAACAGCGACTATCTGGAAGGGAAACAGGTTTCACCGGAGGTACAGGAAAAACTGGAGCGTCAGTATGTGAAAACGGCTCACAAGCGGAATGCAATTCCGGGCATCTAA